The Geobacillus genomosp. 3 genome segment GAATCCACTTGAAGTCGAGCCCGCAAAACATAAGTACTCGGCGTGCCTCGAAAGGATTTTATACAACCCCTCTCCGAATGATTGAACAGATACGAAAGTAGCATCAAGCGAAGCAACTGTTTCGGGTCGACGGCTGGACGGCCGGTGTTGTCAGTGTATAATGAAGCTACCCAGTCGTAAATAGCAGAAAAATCAACGGCTTCGTTGATTTGGTACAGGACATGGTTTTGGGAAACTAATTCTTCCTTATCAATGACTTGAAACAGCTGTAGCTGATTCGTAGAGGTTTTGGGGCTTTCATGATTACTCACGCTTTGTTCCAAGATTCTTTTTTCGCCCCCCCTAGATCCCCTTGGTATTGTCAAAAGTTTATCCTCCACACTCACGGTTTTCCCTTGAGTTTCAACGGTCGGAAGAAAAAAAGCTTGCCACCCCCATTGTTTTGGGCCATCATTGAGGTAACCACACACTCAACAGCCAAAACAAAGAAGGAGTGACAAGCTTGTTACCTCAATTATTAGCCTATTTGCTCGAAATAATCAAGACCCAATATCAAATCATTGTGTATTTGATGGGTGTGATCGTGGGAAAATCCTTGAATCTTGATGACTTGGACGAACCCGTCCAAAAACCCTATCGGAAACTCCAGGTCGATGACCTTCCGATCATCGATGTACCGGAAACCCTTGACTACCGGAAGCTGTTGGCGGACTACGAGGCGCAGCACGGCCGTCCTTTGCGGCCCATTCAGCGCCGGACGAAGGCGAAACACCGTGTTCCGGATTCCTTGACCTGCCCTCGCTGCCAAGCGCCATCATCCTATCTGTACGCCAACAATGGCGGGAACGGGCAATACCAATGCAAAGTGTGCCAGTGCCGGTTCAACCACCAGAACCGGTTCACCAAGCAAGCGGTCTTTCGTTGCCCGCACTGTAAAAAGACGCTGGAGAAAATCAAGGAACGCAAAGAATACAACATCTACAAGTGCAAGAACAACGACTGCCCGTTTTACCAGGCCAACCTTCGCCGGATGACGAACAAGGAGCGCCAACGTTTCAAACAGGATCCACAGGCCTTCAAGGTGCGGTATTTGTTTCGAGAGTTCTTGTTTGACTTTCTCCCGGTGGCTCCATCATCGCCCGTCAAGCCGAAGGTCGATTTGTCCCGGCTGGCTGCGTCGCCGCACATTCTGGGGCTGGTGTTGACGTACCATGTCAACTTTGGCATGTCTTCCCGCATGACGGCAGCGGCCATGAAGGATCTTCACGGCGTGTCGATCTCTCATCAGACGGTGCTCAACTATGCCAACAGCGTCGCGCTCTTAATGAAGCCCTTTGTCGACCGGTTCCCGTATGAGCTGTCCGGCTCGTTCTGCGGGGACGAGACGTATATTCGGGTGAAAGGCCGTTGGCATTATCTGTTCTTCATGTTCGATGCGGTGAAAAAGATCGTGCTGTCGTATCGCGTCTCCCCAAACCGGGACACGCTCTCGGCCATCCAGGCCTGTGATGACGTCCTGCGAAAGCTGCCGTCCATCCCGGACGA includes the following:
- a CDS encoding transposase: MCGYLNDGPKQWGWQAFFLPTVETQGKTVSVEDKLLTIPRGSRGGEKRILEQSVSNHESPKTSTNQLQLFQVIDKEELVSQNHVLYQINEAVDFSAIYDWVASLYTDNTGRPAVDPKQLLRLMLLSYLFNHSERGCIKSFRGTPSTYVLRARLQVDSASESSYHPTLSDRTTMVKTWKRLDTFLQKRRPASSDRTDSQTNTSLCGSRVGSLLRRLWASILALGYTPKVCSNASDPFCIKG
- a CDS encoding DDE-type integrase/transposase/recombinase; the encoded protein is MLPQLLAYLLEIIKTQYQIIVYLMGVIVGKSLNLDDLDEPVQKPYRKLQVDDLPIIDVPETLDYRKLLADYEAQHGRPLRPIQRRTKAKHRVPDSLTCPRCQAPSSYLYANNGGNGQYQCKVCQCRFNHQNRFTKQAVFRCPHCKKTLEKIKERKEYNIYKCKNNDCPFYQANLRRMTNKERQRFKQDPQAFKVRYLFREFLFDFLPVAPSSPVKPKVDLSRLAASPHILGLVLTYHVNFGMSSRMTAAAMKDLHGVSISHQTVLNYANSVALLMKPFVDRFPYELSGSFCGDETYIRVKGRWHYLFFMFDAVKKIVLSYRVSPNRDTLSAIQACDDVLRKLPSIPDDLSFVVDGNPIYLLAQHFFAQHGILFDVRQVIGLTNEDPVSEEFRPLKQIIERFNRTFKGNYRPTHGFGAEEGSVSFVTLFVAYFNFLRPHSALEGRVPVVIPELADLPHMPARWTKLIAMAQAFLQQEAA